The following nucleotide sequence is from Defluviitalea raffinosedens.
GCACCAGAGGATAATCCTTTTATGGCAGGAGCTTTTCATGGAGTTGGAGAAAGAGACTGCGTTGTCAATGTAGGAGTCAGTGGACCTGGTGTTGTAAAAAAAGCTCTGGAGTCCGTAAAAGGAAAAGATTTTGAGACTCTTTGCGAGATGGTTAAAAAGACAGCCTTTAAAATTACAAGGGTGGGACAACTTGTTGCTCAGGAAGCCGCTAAACGATTAAATGTTCCTTTTGGAATCATTGATTTGTCCCTCGCACCTACTCCGGCTATAGGAGACAGTATTGCAGAAATATTGGAGGAAATGGGGTTGGAGAATGCAGGTGCACCTGGAACAACTGCTGCCTTGGCACTACTAAATGATAACGTAAAAAAAGGTGGAGTAATGGCATCATCCTATGTAGGAGGTCTTAGTGGGGCATTTATTCCTGTCAGTGAGGATCAAGGGATGATTCGGGCAGTAGAAGCGGGAGCATTAACATTAGAGAAATTAGAAGCGATGACTTGTGTATGTTCTGTTGGTCTTGACATGATTGCAATTCCCGGAGATACATCTGAAGAGACAATTTCAGGCATTATTGCTGATGAAATGGCAATAGGAATGATTAATAGCAAAACGACTGCTGTTCGTATTATTCCGGTAATTGGAAAAGGTGTAGGAGATATAGTTGAATTTGGAGGACTTCTTGGTTATGCACCTATTATGCCGGTAAATAATTTCAGCTGCAAAGATTTTATTAATCGTGGTGGACGCATTCCGGCACCAATTCATAGTTTTAAAAATTAATCACATATGTTATATTTAAATAAGACCAAGTCAAAAATAGATATATGACTTGGTTTTTATAATGATTATTATAGAAAGGGAATGATAGGAAGATGGTTTTAGAAGGATTGGAACCAAAAAGTGTGTGGCAGTATTTCGAAGAAATCAGTCAAATTCCCAGAGGATCTGGGAATGAAAAGCGAATCAGTGATTATCTGGTCGAGTTTGCGAAAAAACATCAGTTAGAAGCTATTCAAGATCATGCGCTGAAT
It contains:
- a CDS encoding PFL family protein is translated as MITRLEVEETNKMIEEAKLDVRTITLGISLQDCADSDINRFNQKIYDKITKTAEHLVKTGEEIEREFGIPIVNKRISVTPISIAAAGCQTDSYVSVAHALDRAAKQVGVNFIGGFSALVQKGSNPSDEILMDSIPQALAETERVCSSVNLATTRSGINMDAVKKMGKIIKQTALNTKEKDSIGCAKLVVFCNAPEDNPFMAGAFHGVGERDCVVNVGVSGPGVVKKALESVKGKDFETLCEMVKKTAFKITRVGQLVAQEAAKRLNVPFGIIDLSLAPTPAIGDSIAEILEEMGLENAGAPGTTAALALLNDNVKKGGVMASSYVGGLSGAFIPVSEDQGMIRAVEAGALTLEKLEAMTCVCSVGLDMIAIPGDTSEETISGIIADEMAIGMINSKTTAVRIIPVIGKGVGDIVEFGGLLGYAPIMPVNNFSCKDFINRGGRIPAPIHSFKN